In Blastocatellia bacterium, a genomic segment contains:
- a CDS encoding TRAM domain-containing protein — protein RRKNQRLVGQTVTVLLEGYSAETDVLLRGRMESQAPEIDGHVLLNEVPDGLSLQPGDFLRVQITRALDHDLIGRVVGVEERARSLSPGVRLAV, from the coding sequence CCCGCCGCAAGAATCAGCGGCTCGTCGGTCAGACGGTGACCGTTCTCCTCGAAGGATATTCTGCCGAGACGGACGTCCTGTTGCGCGGGCGGATGGAATCGCAAGCGCCGGAGATTGATGGCCACGTCCTGTTGAACGAAGTTCCCGACGGCCTCTCTCTTCAACCGGGAGATTTCCTCCGTGTTCAGATCACGCGCGCTCTGGATCACGATCTCATCGGACGGGTGGTCGGAGTGGAGGAACGCGCCCGGTCTCTCTCCCCGGGTGTCCGTCTGGCGGTGTGA
- a CDS encoding phosphatidylglycerophosphatase A, with product MARPTQTPQRKRSDLLARVLATGFGCGYSPVAPGTVGALVGVVLFWASKGLERISGVRFLTLGLGWLVLSIGIWAASRAMSEWGTKDPPSVVIDEMAGQIIALLLTPQLNEALMRGLYTQAAVFSLLSFASFRLFDILKPYPIKRLEQLSAGLGIMADDVMAGVYAGVLLHLSLLLGSYLSSL from the coding sequence ATGGCTCGCCCAACGCAAACCCCTCAACGGAAGCGAAGCGACCTTCTTGCGCGCGTCCTGGCAACCGGTTTCGGATGTGGTTACTCGCCGGTGGCTCCGGGAACCGTGGGGGCTCTGGTGGGCGTCGTCCTCTTCTGGGCGAGTAAGGGCCTGGAGCGAATCAGCGGTGTGAGGTTTCTCACGCTCGGCCTGGGATGGTTGGTGCTCAGCATCGGCATCTGGGCGGCATCGCGAGCCATGAGCGAATGGGGAACGAAAGACCCGCCATCGGTGGTCATTGATGAGATGGCCGGCCAGATCATCGCGTTGTTGCTCACGCCTCAACTGAATGAAGCCCTGATGCGGGGATTGTACACCCAGGCGGCAGTTTTCTCTCTCCTCTCCTTTGCGTCGTTTCGCCTCTTCGACATCCTGAAGCCCTATCCGATCAAACGGCTGGAACAATTGAGCGCGGGTCTCGGCATCATGGCCGATGATGTGATGGCCGGCGTGTATGCCGGAGTCCTGCTGCATCTGTCCTTGCTGCTTGGCTCTTATTTGTCGTCGTTGTGA
- a CDS encoding competence/damage-inducible protein A: MRSAKTLRAEIIAVGSELLTPFRVDTNSLWLTDRLNALGITVEMKSVVGDDETRLEQVLRESLKRSDIVITTGGLGPTEDDVTRKAAARALGRALILDDAVLARIRERFARRGIPMPAINERQALVLDGAVVLENKYGTAPGLFVEDKGKRLFLLPGPPSEMKVVFEEEVAPLLAGLSGGLKIHRRVVKISGMTESAVDQAVAPIYQRYDNPRTTILATTDGIELHLTARAETDEEADRLLVEVIDQIEEKLGAHVYSTRGESLEEVVGRLLLIKRYTLAVAESCTGGLIAKRLTDVPGSSQYFLGGVVAYSDQAKQELLGVPPELIATHGAISRPVTEAMATGVKQRLGSTLGVAVTGVAGPTGGTPETPVGLLIIGLADDVHVESRAITLTGDRERIRELGALLTLSLLRQRLL; this comes from the coding sequence ATGAGATCAGCCAAAACATTGCGAGCGGAGATCATCGCTGTCGGCTCGGAGCTGCTCACGCCCTTTCGCGTGGATACGAACTCGCTCTGGCTGACGGATCGGCTGAATGCTCTGGGCATCACCGTCGAGATGAAGTCGGTGGTGGGCGATGACGAGACCCGGCTGGAGCAGGTTCTTCGAGAATCGCTCAAACGGTCCGACATCGTCATTACGACGGGCGGGCTCGGACCAACCGAAGACGATGTGACGCGCAAAGCGGCGGCGCGCGCGCTCGGTCGTGCCCTCATTCTCGACGATGCCGTGCTCGCACGCATCCGCGAGCGATTCGCCCGTCGGGGAATTCCCATGCCGGCGATCAATGAGCGCCAGGCGTTGGTCCTCGATGGAGCCGTTGTCCTGGAGAACAAATACGGGACCGCTCCCGGCCTCTTCGTTGAGGACAAAGGCAAGCGCCTTTTCTTGCTCCCCGGACCGCCATCGGAGATGAAGGTTGTGTTCGAGGAAGAAGTCGCGCCGCTGCTAGCGGGTCTGTCCGGCGGACTGAAGATTCATCGGCGGGTCGTCAAAATCAGCGGCATGACGGAATCCGCCGTAGATCAAGCGGTCGCTCCCATCTACCAGCGGTATGACAATCCCCGGACCACGATTCTCGCCACCACGGATGGCATCGAACTTCATCTGACGGCCCGCGCCGAAACCGATGAGGAAGCGGACCGGCTCCTGGTCGAAGTCATTGATCAGATCGAGGAGAAACTGGGAGCGCATGTCTACAGCACGCGAGGGGAATCCCTGGAAGAGGTCGTGGGGCGGTTGTTGCTCATCAAGCGCTATACTCTGGCGGTGGCCGAGAGTTGTACGGGAGGGCTCATCGCCAAACGATTGACCGATGTTCCCGGCAGCTCGCAGTACTTCCTGGGCGGTGTGGTGGCGTATTCGGATCAGGCCAAGCAGGAACTGCTCGGTGTGCCTCCGGAACTCATCGCGACGCACGGCGCGATCAGTCGCCCCGTCACCGAAGCGATGGCCACTGGCGTCAAACAGCGTCTGGGATCAACGCTGGGAGTTGCCGTGACCGGAGTTGCCGGTCCCACCGGAGGGACGCCGGAGACGCCCGTCGGTCTCCTCATCATCGGATTGGCCGACGATGTCCACGTCGAAAGCCGGGCCATCACCCTCACCGGCGACCGCGAGCGCATCCGCGAACTGGGGGCGTTGCTGACGCTCTCGCTTCTGCGTCAGCGCCTGCTGTGA
- a CDS encoding tetratricopeptide repeat protein has product MTTRRLYFAIIGALVGFLIGYFYATHYNRQARVTTASPGGRPGATTTALPADHPPIGPSEAEITQSVQAAERDRANFQAQMTAGMTLYRAGRLEEALKYFERANALKPDDYDTLVQLGNVNFDLGDHFLEHNDVAQSNSRFAEASRWYERALAKNPNDVNVRTDYGLTFYKRQPRDLDRAIAAYRKSLEVDPEHTPTLFNLTVALMEKGEFDEAEATLRRLEQVAPAEAAVKNLRQELTRRRGGNAG; this is encoded by the coding sequence ATGACGACACGGCGACTTTATTTTGCCATCATAGGGGCGCTGGTGGGCTTCCTCATCGGATACTTCTACGCTACCCATTACAATCGGCAGGCTCGGGTGACGACGGCCTCGCCCGGTGGCCGACCGGGCGCAACAACGACGGCGTTGCCGGCCGATCATCCTCCGATCGGTCCGAGCGAGGCCGAGATCACGCAATCGGTCCAGGCGGCCGAGCGGGATCGCGCGAATTTCCAGGCGCAGATGACGGCGGGGATGACACTCTATCGGGCGGGACGACTGGAGGAGGCGCTGAAATACTTCGAGCGCGCCAACGCGCTCAAGCCCGATGACTACGACACGCTCGTACAGTTGGGCAATGTCAACTTCGATCTCGGTGATCACTTCCTCGAGCATAACGACGTGGCCCAGTCCAATAGCCGATTCGCCGAGGCGAGTCGCTGGTACGAACGCGCTCTGGCGAAAAATCCCAACGATGTCAATGTGCGAACCGACTACGGATTGACCTTCTACAAACGGCAGCCACGGGATTTAGATCGAGCTATTGCCGCTTACAGGAAGTCGCTGGAGGTTGATCCCGAGCACACGCCGACGCTGTTCAACCTCACGGTAGCGCTCATGGAAAAGGGAGAATTCGATGAGGCCGAGGCCACGCTCCGTCGGCTCGAACAGGTCGCCCCGGCGGAAGCGGCCGTTAAAAATCTCCGTCAGGAACTGACTCGACGACGCGGCGGCAACGCCGGCTGA
- a CDS encoding RNase H family protein → MKHVLIVCDGSSLKDSRGQRRAAAAALLDYRGKRRIIGEYLGSATNQQAEIVAAAIGLEALKEPCVVEVMSDSEYLILTMTGHYRRRANHPFWERLDKAAARHRVTWTWVGGHTGHPLQEICDRAARLIARAGRVDEEKLADLLRRLAKTETPTT, encoded by the coding sequence ATGAAACACGTGCTCATCGTGTGCGATGGAAGTAGCCTGAAGGATTCTCGCGGGCAGCGCCGTGCCGCCGCTGCGGCCCTTCTCGACTATCGGGGAAAGAGAAGAATCATCGGCGAGTATCTCGGTTCGGCGACCAATCAGCAGGCGGAGATTGTTGCGGCGGCCATCGGACTAGAAGCCCTCAAGGAGCCCTGCGTCGTCGAGGTGATGTCGGATTCGGAGTACCTCATCCTCACGATGACGGGACACTACCGGCGCAGGGCCAATCATCCGTTCTGGGAGCGACTGGACAAGGCGGCTGCCCGACATCGCGTGACCTGGACCTGGGTCGGCGGTCACACGGGTCATCCGCTCCAGGAGATCTGTGATCGGGCCGCTCGCCTGATTGCCCGAGCCGGTCGTGTTGACGAGGAAAAACTCGCCGATTTACTGCGGCGGCTGGCGAAGACTGAAACTCCGACGACGTGA
- a CDS encoding nucleotidyltransferase family protein, translating into MIDGIILAAGESKRFGRPKQLISWRGKPLIRHIVEVALGSQLRTLVVVIGYAARDVRQALHPLDEHPRLRIVLNPEYEEGQASSIRWGVRALEPGAEAVMFLTCDQPLLTSSLLDALLESFARHRPLICYPVHARQRGSPTIFSAVLLPELLQLTGDVGGRVLIEKYRARVHEHRVNSPRPLRDIDTPDDLADLEKDLASSGNREGD; encoded by the coding sequence GTGATTGACGGCATCATTCTGGCAGCCGGCGAATCGAAACGATTCGGGCGACCGAAGCAACTCATTTCCTGGCGCGGGAAGCCGCTGATTCGCCACATTGTCGAGGTGGCCCTCGGGTCCCAATTGAGAACTCTTGTTGTGGTCATCGGCTACGCGGCCCGCGATGTGCGCCAGGCCTTACACCCACTGGATGAGCATCCGCGCCTGCGAATCGTTCTCAATCCGGAGTATGAAGAGGGACAGGCCAGCTCCATTCGCTGGGGAGTGCGGGCCTTAGAACCGGGTGCCGAAGCGGTCATGTTTCTGACCTGCGATCAACCCCTTCTCACCTCCTCGCTTCTCGACGCACTTCTGGAGAGTTTCGCTCGGCATCGCCCACTCATCTGTTATCCCGTTCATGCTCGCCAGCGTGGCAGCCCCACGATCTTCTCGGCTGTGCTCCTGCCCGAGCTTCTCCAGTTGACCGGTGATGTCGGCGGGCGCGTTCTCATCGAGAAATATCGAGCCCGCGTTCATGAACATCGCGTAAATTCCCCCCGTCCCCTCAGGGATATTGATACGCCCGATGACCTGGCCGACCTGGAGAAGGATCTCGCCTCTTCGGGGAATCGAGAGGGTGACTGA